A single window of Uloborus diversus isolate 005 chromosome 5, Udiv.v.3.1, whole genome shotgun sequence DNA harbors:
- the LOC129223219 gene encoding translation initiation factor IF-2-like, which translates to MSNRCPLNSKEDKPNRYTLNSKEDKPNRYTLNSKEDNPNRYTLNSKEDKRNRYTLNSKEDKPNRYTLNSKEDNPNRYTLNSKEDNPNRYTLNSKEDKRNRYTLNIKEDKPNRYTLNSQEDKPNRYTLNIKEDKPIRYHHNSEKEKPIRVHP; encoded by the coding sequence ATGTCAAACAGATGTCCTCTGAACAGCAAAGAAGATAAGCCAAACAGATATACTCTGAATAGCAAAGAAGATAAGCCAAACAGATATACTCTGAATAGCAAAGAAGATAATCCAAACAGATATACTCTGAATAGCAAAGAAGATAAGCGAAACAGATATACTCTGAATAGCAAAGAAGATAAGCCAAACAGATATACTCTGAATAGCAAAGAAGATAATCCAAACAGATATACTCTGAATAGCAAAGAAGATAATCCAAACAGATATACTCTGAATAGCAAAGAAGATAAGCGAAACAGATATACTCTGAATATCAAAGAAGATAAGCCAAACAGATATACTCTGAATAGCCAAGAAGATAAGCCAAACAGATATACTCTGAATATCAAAGAAGATAAGCCAATCAGATATCATCAtaacagtgaaaaagaaaaaccaatcaGAGTTCATCcctga